The Chionomys nivalis chromosome 20, mChiNiv1.1, whole genome shotgun sequence genome includes a region encoding these proteins:
- the Haus8 gene encoding HAUS augmin-like complex subunit 8, whose amino-acid sequence MADSSERGAGKPAATGAPKTKGRRVQGGRVVESKYLQYEKKTKKASVSAGGKSPEGRKTSTLQKIKEDSLVMGTGGLQSTMLEGHSTAPPYLDLSSIKDTSMFRTAPQLDRTMSKKAESTSFTTQKKTPLPKKRQDLQETMDMMESQTLLLTLLSVKMENNLTLLEEKAEKDLAAICREKESLQRRVLELRRRRLLQQKHQELATILDAQMEVLGPFQAVAKPFKEQYKTLATALDTTRHELPVQAIHMQGSGQELLDDLEPALKTTLQLLGELGISSPDTSAQVPDASAQVSCLLEELRDLITKKDLELYRIFGQVLELSSQASKEAALINQEVWEEAQSTPTCSQWYFGPDALRGPQPPPRTGLTPV is encoded by the exons GAAGCCCGCAGCCACTGGTGCCCCCaagacaaaaggaagaagagtACAAG GAGGAAGAGTGGTTGAGTCCAAATACCTGCAGTATGAGAAGAAAACCAAGAAG GCTTCTGTGTCTGCTGGAGGGAAGTCACCAGAGGGAAGAAAGACCAGCACATTGCAGAAGATCAAAG AAGACAGCCTGGTGATGGGAACAGGAGGCCTGCAGTCCACCATGCTGGAAGGGCACAGCACAGCCCCGCCCTACCTAGACCTTTCATCCATCAAAG ACACAAGCATGTTCAGGACGGCTCCCCAGCTAGACAGGACAATGTCAAAGAAAGCTGAGTCCACGTCCTTTACCACTCAGAAAAAGACACCCCTTCCCAAGAAGAGACAG GATCTGCAGGAGACCATGGACATGATGGAGTCGCAGACACTGCTGCTGACCCTGCTGTCTGTGAAG ATGGAAAACAACCTGACTCTGCTGGAGGAGAAGGCTGAGAAGGACTTAGCGGCCATATGCCGTGAGAAGGAGAGTCTACAGCGGCGGGTGCTGGAGCTGCGGCGCCGACGGCTGCTCCAGCAGAAACATCAGGAGCTGGCTACCATCCTGGATGCCCAG ATGGAGGTGCTGGGCCCTTTCCAGGCTGTAGCAAAGCCCTTCAAGGAGCAATACAAGACACTGGCCACAGCCTTGGACACCACTCGACATGAGCTGCCCGTGCAGGCCATCCACATGCAGGGAAGTGGGCAGGAACTCCTAG ATGATCTGGAGCCGGCCCTAAAGACCACCCTGCAGCTCTTGGGCGAGCTGGGCATCTCCTCCCCGGACACCAGCGCGCAGGTGCCGGACGCTAGTGCACAGGTGTCATGCCTGCTGGAGGAACTCAGGGACTTGATTACCAAGAAGGACCTAGAGCTCTACAG GATCTTCGGTCAGGTGCTGGAACTTTCCTCCCAGGCCAGCAAAGAGGCAGCCTTGATAAACCAGGAAGTCTGGGAAGAGGCCCAGAGCACCCCAACCTGCAGCCAGTGGTACTTCGGTCCAGATGCCCTCAGGGGCCCACAGCCCCCTCCCAGGACAGGACTAACCCCAGTGTAG